From Hevea brasiliensis isolate MT/VB/25A 57/8 unplaced genomic scaffold, ASM3005281v1 Scaf9, whole genome shotgun sequence, one genomic window encodes:
- the LOC110646070 gene encoding uncharacterized protein LOC110646070, producing MGSGSSRLGRRSSRTRVNRSNLSNFFFSIICGGSSSRATLEMENHPDEILVNSTKNFDPVTNEIWNLAEESSFSSGIGTRSTSSVAEIGASSGSSVTVGEGTSAESGLRNNGTSSQRMSESKELVTPYQVSDNYSHDESCRHRSSAEASTSFKEQQSSDSVSVNVLANKDAVNGIDNSEDKDGSHICPEIIHSSISSPQGLGDSHTNGVSIENHLDDVTGMFASDSDSIPHRSEVPVTFHSSGDESIQEAIPSGLGFLVANREQGQGDGNLLHVDVVSISSSILSSSNADMIGHEARRNSRRLFWDAFSRRSSRRHLDSPTIVFSRDNSDDLLSHDRWLLDFSDNFFDDGIGSDSGYLRSRIHNLNGQRRHSRSEILERLRSGLDEHGRRTTFCPSGLHPAGTCSCESLPTTEEPSNRASISRIVMLAEALFEVLDEIHRQPVSLSLSMVSLPAPESVVDSFPLKNHKKEDKVEGSDDVEQCYICLAEYEEGDKIRVLPCHHEYHMLCVDKWLKEIHGVCPLCRGDVRQGANEASVSAMESSVPNPEVPYI from the exons aTGGGTTCGGGCTCTAGTCGACTGGGAAGGCGCTCATCACGGACCCGAGTGAATCGCAGTAACCTCTCCAACTTCTTCTTCTCTATCATCTGCGGTGGCTCCTCTTCTCGCGCTACTCTTGAG ATGGAAAATCATCCAGATGAAATTCTGGTAAATTCTACAAAAAATTTTGATCCTGTCACCAATGAGATCTGGAATCTTGCAGAGGAGTCTTCATTCAGTTCTGGAATAGGAACAAGATCTACCAGCTCTGTTGCTGAAATTGGAGCATCATCTGGAAGCAGTGTCACAGTCGGTGAGGGAACCTCTGCTGAAAGTGGTTTGAGAAATAATGGAACAAGTAGTCAAAGGATGTCTGAAAGTAAGGAATTAGTTACTCCCTATCAGGTAAGTGACAATTATAGTCATGATGAATCTTGTAGGCATAGAAGTAGTGCCGAAGCTAGTACTTCATTTAAAGAACAACAATCTTCAGATTCTGTCTCTGTAAATGTTTTGGCTAACAAGGATGCAGTCAATGGCATTGACAATTCAGAGGACAAGGATGGTTCCCATATCTGTCCTGAGATCATACATTCGAGCATTTCATCTCCTCAAGGGCTTGGAGATTCACACACTAATGGGGTTTCTATTGAGAATCACTTGGATGACGTAACAGGCATGTTTGCTTCTGATTCTGATTCTATACCTCATAGGTCAGAGGTTCCAGTAACTTTTCACTCTTCAGGAGATGAATCTATACAAGAAGCAATACCTTCAGGTTTAGGATTTCTTGTGGCCAATAGGGAACAGGGCCAGGGAGATGGAAATTTACTACATGTAGATGTGGTAAGCATCTCTTCCAGCATTTTGTCAAGCAGCAATGCTGACATGATTGGTCATGAGGCTAGAAGGAACAGTAGAAGACTGTTTTGGGATGCATTTTCAAGACGTAGTTCTAGAAGGCATCTTGATTCTCCAACCATTGTTTTCTCCAGAGATAATAGCGATGATCTACTATCTCATGATAGATGGCTCCTTGATTTCAGTGATAATTTTTTTGATGATGGGATAGGCAGTGATTCTGGGTACTTGCGCAGTAGAATTCACAACTTGAATGGACAAAGGCGACACTCGAGATCTGAG ATCTTGGAAAGACTTCGCAGTGGCCTTGATGAGCATGGTCGGAGAACTACCTTCTGTCCATCTGGACTCCATCCCGCTGGTACATGCTCATGCGAATCATTGCCGACAACTGAGGAGCCTAGTAATCGTGCAAGTATATCACGAATAGTCATGCTTGCTGAAGCTCTTTTTGAG GTTTTGGATGAAATTCATCGCCAGCCTGTGTCACTTTCCCTATCAATGGTATCCCTACCAGCTCCAGAATCAGTTGTTGACTCTTTCCCTCTTAAGAATCACAAAAAGGAGGACAAAGTTGAGGGCAGTGATGATGTTGAACA GTGTTACATTTGTCTGGCTGAGTATGAGGAAGGGGACAAAATAAGAGTTCTTCCTTGCCACCATGAGTATCACATGTTGTGTGTCGACAAATGGCTTAAAGAGATACATGG GGTGTGCCCACTCTGTCGAGGGGATGTTCGTCAGGGTGCCAATGAGGCTTCTGTCTCTGCCATGGAGTCTTCTGTCCCTAATCCAGAAGTCCCTTATATTTGA